The Bacteroidia bacterium genomic sequence CAAATTGTTCCACGCCTTTTAAAATAGATTTTGCGTAATCCATTCCGCCTTTTGCAAGCGATTGAATATTGTCTTCAATATCCTGGGTAACGCGATACAAAGCCGATTCAGAAGCATAAATACGAATAGCTTGTTCCGCCAATTTGTAACGAATAGCGCCATATTTTGCAATTGGTCTGCCAAATTGTTGGCGCTCATTTGCATATTTTACAGATTGACTCGCAGTTTCTTTTGCTCCGCCCAAAGCAGCCGCAGCAAGCTTTATACGACCCATATTCAAAATATTAACGGCTATTTTAAAACCGTTTCCGCGTTCGGATAATAAATTTTCTACTGGTACTTTACAATCATTGAAAAAAACTTGGCGCGTAGAACTTCCTTTAATCCCCATTTTGTGTTCTTCCGGATTTAGTGTAATTCCGCCAAAAGATTTTTCCACAATAAAAGCACTTAAATTTTCATCGTTATCTATTTTTGCAAAAACCGTGAAGACCTCTGCAAATCCAGCATTCGTAATCCACATTTTTTGTCCGTTCAAAATATAATTTTTTCCGTCAGGCGAAAGCACTGCTTTTGTTTTTCCTGAATTAGCATCCGATCCAGCACTTGGTTCTGTCAAGCAATAACTTGCTTTCCATTCGCCATTGGCAAGTTTCGGAAGGTATTTGGCTTTTTGAGCTTCGGTTCCATAATATAAAATCGGTAACGTTCCAATTCCGGTATGAGCCGCAATAGAAACTGCCATACTGTGCCCAGCACCAATACTTTCAGTAGCAAGCATTCCGGTAACAAAATCTTTTTCAAAACCTCCGTATTGTTCTGGAATATTTAGTCCGAGAATACCGAGTTCAGCGGCTTTGTCTAATAAGCGAACATTGATATTATCTTCTTGGCGATCAATTTTATCGAGATTGGGCCACACTTCTTGCTCTAAATAATCTTTGCAAGTTTGCGCAATCATTAATTGTTCTTCGTTCCACTCTTCGGGAATAAAAACATTTTTGGCTTCTGTTTCTTTGATGAGGAATTCTCCTCCTTTTAATGTTGACATGGGGAAATTGATTTTAGATGTTTAGCTATTGAGTAGTAGAAAATAAGTGTTCTGAGAAATTATTTTTCAGAACAAATGCCAAAATTAATAATTAATAATTAGTGCAAACTAATTTTTTGAATACTTATGGAATTATAGTGGTTATCAAAAATCTATAATCTGCCTGTAAATCGGATTATAGATTTTTGATAACAGAATTCGTAAACTTAAAAATAGAATAAAAGTTAATTTTTTGTATATCAATTTTAATATTATCTTTGCAGCCCTTAAATAAATTATTAGGGGATTAAAAAATTGATAATCAAAGTATAAAAAGTGTAAAGAGTAGTATGACAAAAGCAGATATCATCGCAGAAATTGCAGAGAAAACAGGAGTAGAAAAGGTTGCTGTGCAGGTAACGGTTGAAACATTTATGAAATCAGTGAAAAATTCGCTTACCAAAGGAGATAACGTGTATTTGAGAGGTTTCGGAAGTTTTATCGTGAAAAAGAGAGCAGAGAAAACAGGTAGAAATATTTCGAAAAATACCGCAATAATTATTCCTGCGCATAATATTCCGGCGTTTAAACCGGCTAAAACATTCACTGAAAAAGTGAAAAAAAATGTTAAAGTAGTGTAAATTAAAATTCATGCAATCCGCGCAAAAAACACGATTATTAGTTATTGCTGGAGCAATTATTGTATTTGTTCTTTTATTTTTTGTAAGTAAAAAGCCTAACACTGAAATCGTTTCAAAATCTGCGGTAGCAGCCACAACAGATTCGAGTGCAGTTACGTTCGATCAATTTATCAGTCAGCAAAAAGCAAGCGCAGGAGCTGCAAATGCTACTTCTTTACGTTTGGAAGGTTTATTCGGACATGCAGATAAGAATCAGAAAATTAATTTTTCAGACTCTTTAATTGTATGTTGGGATAGTTTAAAAAAGCCTGCAGTTGCTGCTTTTTATGCCGAACAAAAAGCAGGTTTTAGTAATGCAGCAAATGATTGGTACAGAGCCGGTGATCGTTATTATAAATCAGCGGGATTTGTGGATGCGAAAAGTCGTCCGATGTTGTTCAACAAAGCAATGGATTGTTTGAATAAATGTTTGGCAATTGCACCCACCAATTTGGAAGCACAGGTAGATTTAGGTGTTTGTTTTGTGGAAAGTAGCACCAATCCGATGAAAGGAATTTCTTTGTTGAAAGGTGTTATAGAAAAAGATTCCAACAATGTGGACGCACAATTGAATTTGGGTTTTTTCTCGGTTAATTCTGGTCAGTACGATAAAGCGCTGTATCGTTTTCAACGTGTATTGCAAATTGATCCGACGTATTTGGAAGCCTATTTATTTATGGAAGATGTGTACGAGAAAACGGGAAATAAAGCACAAGCCATTGTCTGCTTAAAAAAATACGTTAGTTTAGTGGACGATCCAACCATTAGAAATGAAGTAAAAAATTATATTAGTAAATTAGAAAACAGTTAAAATACTTAAAAAATGCCAAGCGGTAAAAAAAGAAAAAGACATAAAATGGCCACTCACAAACGTAAAAAACGTTTGAGAAAAAATCGCCATAAGAAAAAGTAATCTCTTAAAGAGCGTGCGTTGCGCATAAACTTTCATGTTTGTAAACCAAGCGGAAAGTTTATGTTGCTACACTAAATGTACGCGTGCTATTTTCCTTACATTTTCTAAAACAAAACACAAATTTTCGCATTTCGTCCACCGGAATCATCGGTACGGAGCGCGCGTTATTTTCATTAAAAAAAACTTAGAGTGAACGAATTAATAATTAATTCTACTCCCACAGAAGTTGTTATTGCCCTTTTAAACAACAAAAGATTAGTTGAGTTAAACAGAGAAAAAAGCAATAATAATTATACAGTCGGCGATATTTATTTGGGCAGAGTAAAAAAAGTAATGCCTGGATTAAACGCTGCATTTGTGGATGTAGGCTACGAGAAAGACGCCTTTTTGCATTACCTTGATTTAGGTCCGCAAGCGCAATCCCTTAACAAATACACCAAACTCACACAAACAGGGAAACAAAGTGCTTCCGCTTTGATGTATTTCAAATTAGAAGATGATATTAAAAAAGATGGTAAAATAGGCAATATCCTTTCTGGCAATCAGCACATAATGGTGCAAATAGCGAAAGAACCTATTTCTACAAAAGGTCCACGAATTACAACGGAAATTTCTTTGGCAGGACGATATTTGGTATTGGTTCCTTTTTCGGATAAAATTTCTGTTTCTCAGAAACTGAAAAATCCCGAAGAAAAAAACCGTTTGAAACGCTTAATTCAAAGTATCAAACCGAAAAATTTCGGTGTGATTGTGCGCACTGTTGCTGAAAACAAAAGTGTTGCCGATTTGGATGCCGATTTAAACGATTTGGTTAAAAAATGGGATACCTGTTTTGAAGCGCTTAAAAGCGGCCAACCTCCGCAAAAATTATTGGGCGAAATAGATCGTACTTCTGCGATTCTGAGAGATTTGCTGAACGCAAGTTTCAACAGCATCAACGTAAACGACGCCACTTTGTACGAGGAAATGAAAACCTATTTACAAACTATTGCGCCCGACAAAGAAAAAATTTTAAAACTCTATAAAGGCAGCGAACCTATTTTTGATCATTTCGGTGTAGATAAACAGATAAAAGCTGTTTTCGGGAAAACAGTGAATATGAAATCTGGTGCGTATTTGATTGTAGAACATACCGAAGCTTTGCACGTTATCGATGTAAACAGTGGTAATCGTACAAAATCAGATAAAGATCAAGAAACAAATGCCTTAGAAGTAAATTTAGAAGCTGCTTCGGAAATTGCGCGCCAATTGCGTTTGCGCGATATGGGCGGAATTGTTGTGGTGGATTTTATTGATTTACACTCTCCTGCCAATCGTAAATTATTGTTTGATAAAATGAAAGAGGAGATGAAGCAAGATCGTGCCAAACACAATATTTTGCCTCCAAGTAAATTTGGATTGATTCAAATTACACGTCAACGCGTTCGTCCAGAAATGAATATTATAACCGTAGAAAAATGTCCTTCTTGCGGCGGAACTGGCGAAATACAAGCCAGTATTTTATTGGTAGATGGCATCGAAAATAATTTACGTTACATCTTAAAAGAACAAAACGAAAAATCGGTTACACTTTGCGTACATCCTTTTATCGAAGCGTATTTGTTGAAAGGATTTTTTTCCATCCGAGTAAAATGGTTCCTCAAATACAAAAAATGGATTTCTGTAAAAGCCATTACTTCGTATCACTTTACGGAATATCATTTTCTCAATAAAAGCGGAGAAGAAATAAAATTGTAATTCTCATTTTCTAAAAAACGTCTTCGAAAAATTAATTTTTTGAAGACGTTTTTTTATTGTTTTTATTTCGCGAAAAATCCGATTTGAAAAATGTGTGATTATGACATTTAAAAAAAATGTGAACGTCATTCCGAACTTGATTCGGAATCTGCGCGAAAGAAAAACTTCGCTGAAATCCTTCAACAATAATTGAAAAAAAGGTATTTTATTGTTGTATTCAGCTTTTAAGAAAATGTTTTTTTACGTTCTTTTTTCTTGATAAAAAAGAACCAAAAGATCAAGGCTTGGATTCCTCATTTCATTTCAGCTTCCTAAAGTCTATTCGTTGGGTGATTTCCGAACATCCGTTCGGAACTTCCCAATCTCATCACGACTTCATTTTGCTAAAATTTTATTCGCAATCCTATGCCATTTTAAACTTGTAAAACTATTTTGTTGCAAAAAAAATATACGTTATTTTTGAAACGTAAAGCGACAATTTGATTGCGGCAATCTAAATATTACCGAGCATTTAAAAGACGACATAGCTGACAATGAAACGACAAAAATTAATATTGACATTGTTCATTTTGACAAGCTTATTTGCTTGTGAGCCGCCTGTGACTTTTAATGAACCGCAACCAACCAAGACAGACAATTTATCAAAATTTCCAAATCGCTTACAAGGACAATACATAAGCCTTGCAGACAATTCATCATTATCCATTAGTAATGGATTAATTTTAAGAATTTACGACTATGACTACAAGGTTAATCCAAACCAACTTGATAGTAATTCAAGAGTTTCAGGAGACACAATTATAGATCTAAAGACAAATGAAAGGACTTTAATAAAACATGAAGGAGATAGTTTGGTAACTCACATTCACTACATCGACACTTTGTTTCAAATGAACTACGACAACGTTGTACGAAAATTTAAGGGGTACTATTTTTTAAACACACGTTACGACAAAGAAAGTTGGGTAATTAAGAAAGTTAAATTATCAAATGGACAACTTGTAATTAGCAGCATTGAAGGAAAGCTTGACCTCGAAAATTTAAAAGAAATAACCGAAACAACACAAGATACAATTCCTCCTTATAAGTTCACAACGACTAAAAGGCAATTTAAAAAATTTATAAAAAATGACGGCTTCCGCGATAGCGAAATTTTCGTGCGACAAAATAAAAATGGTTAAGTGTTGCGTCTTCGATACGCTAATTAAGTAGGACTCTTCCCCCCCCGCAGATTCCGAATCAAGTTCGGAATGACATCCAACATTTTAATTAGCATATCTGCAAATTTTCAAATCTATTTTCAATTATTGTCGGATAATTTCGGCAAAACTTGAAAATAGAAATAAGTATCTTTGACAAATAAATGGCATTCAAAAAAATAATTTTTCAAAGATGAAAATCGGTATTGTTTGTTATCCAACTTTTGGAGGAAGCGGCGTAGTAGCCACAGAATTAGGCAAAGCGCTCGCGCAAAAAGGGCATCAAGTTCATTTTATTACATACAGTCAGCCGGTGCGCCTCGATTTTTTTTCGGAAAATTTATTTTATCACGAAGTTCAAGTTTCCGATTATCCATTGTTTGAATATCCACCTTACGAATTAGTATTGGCAAGCAAATTAGTAGATGTAGTGAAGTATGAAAAATTAGATTTATTGCACGTTCATTATGCCATTCCGCACGCATCTGCAGCCTATATGGCGAAACAAATTTTGGCTTCGCAAGGCATTCACATTCCTTTTATTACCACACTGCACGGCACGGATATCACGCTGTTGGGCAGAGATAAATCTTTTGAACCAGTCATTACTTTTGCTATTAATCAGTCGGATGCCGTTACCACTGTTTCCGAAAGTTTGAAATTGGATACCTACAAACATTTTCCGGTAACTCGTGATATCAAAGTAATTCCGAACTTTATCAATTTGAAAGAATACAATCATTCTCAAAATTTATGTCAC encodes the following:
- a CDS encoding acyl-CoA dehydrogenase family protein, whose translation is MSTLKGGEFLIKETEAKNVFIPEEWNEEQLMIAQTCKDYLEQEVWPNLDKIDRQEDNINVRLLDKAAELGILGLNIPEQYGGFEKDFVTGMLATESIGAGHSMAVSIAAHTGIGTLPILYYGTEAQKAKYLPKLANGEWKASYCLTEPSAGSDANSGKTKAVLSPDGKNYILNGQKMWITNAGFAEVFTVFAKIDNDENLSAFIVEKSFGGITLNPEEHKMGIKGSSTRQVFFNDCKVPVENLLSERGNGFKIAVNILNMGRIKLAAAALGGAKETASQSVKYANERQQFGRPIAKYGAIRYKLAEQAIRIYASESALYRVTQDIEDNIQSLAKGGMDYAKSILKGVEQFATEAAIMKVNGSEVLDYVVDEGVQIYGGMGYSADAPMERAYRDARINRIFEGTNEINRMLIVDMMLKRAMKGELDLMGPATKVAGELMSIPDFGADETTLFAAEKKYLQNFKKAILMVAGSAAQKLMMELAKEQEVLMNIADMLIDLYVAESLQLRVEKLVGMRGEESCKVHIDMMRIFINDAADRINKNGKEAINSFVQGDEQRMMLMGLKRFTKTESFNAKDARRNVAAKLITENKYCF
- a CDS encoding HU family DNA-binding protein; amino-acid sequence: MTKADIIAEIAEKTGVEKVAVQVTVETFMKSVKNSLTKGDNVYLRGFGSFIVKKRAEKTGRNISKNTAIIIPAHNIPAFKPAKTFTEKVKKNVKVV
- a CDS encoding tetratricopeptide repeat protein: MQSAQKTRLLVIAGAIIVFVLLFFVSKKPNTEIVSKSAVAATTDSSAVTFDQFISQQKASAGAANATSLRLEGLFGHADKNQKINFSDSLIVCWDSLKKPAVAAFYAEQKAGFSNAANDWYRAGDRYYKSAGFVDAKSRPMLFNKAMDCLNKCLAIAPTNLEAQVDLGVCFVESSTNPMKGISLLKGVIEKDSNNVDAQLNLGFFSVNSGQYDKALYRFQRVLQIDPTYLEAYLFMEDVYEKTGNKAQAIVCLKKYVSLVDDPTIRNEVKNYISKLENS
- a CDS encoding Rne/Rng family ribonuclease; translation: MNELIINSTPTEVVIALLNNKRLVELNREKSNNNYTVGDIYLGRVKKVMPGLNAAFVDVGYEKDAFLHYLDLGPQAQSLNKYTKLTQTGKQSASALMYFKLEDDIKKDGKIGNILSGNQHIMVQIAKEPISTKGPRITTEISLAGRYLVLVPFSDKISVSQKLKNPEEKNRLKRLIQSIKPKNFGVIVRTVAENKSVADLDADLNDLVKKWDTCFEALKSGQPPQKLLGEIDRTSAILRDLLNASFNSINVNDATLYEEMKTYLQTIAPDKEKILKLYKGSEPIFDHFGVDKQIKAVFGKTVNMKSGAYLIVEHTEALHVIDVNSGNRTKSDKDQETNALEVNLEAASEIARQLRLRDMGGIVVVDFIDLHSPANRKLLFDKMKEEMKQDRAKHNILPPSKFGLIQITRQRVRPEMNIITVEKCPSCGGTGEIQASILLVDGIENNLRYILKEQNEKSVTLCVHPFIEAYLLKGFFSIRVKWFLKYKKWISVKAITSYHFTEYHFLNKSGEEIKL
- the bshA gene encoding N-acetyl-alpha-D-glucosaminyl L-malate synthase BshA → MKIGIVCYPTFGGSGVVATELGKALAQKGHQVHFITYSQPVRLDFFSENLFYHEVQVSDYPLFEYPPYELVLASKLVDVVKYEKLDLLHVHYAIPHASAAYMAKQILASQGIHIPFITTLHGTDITLLGRDKSFEPVITFAINQSDAVTTVSESLKLDTYKHFPVTRDIKVIPNFINLKEYNHSQNLCHKHSYAPQGEKLLIHVSNFRKVKRVEDVLRVFDKVRKKIPAKLILIGDGPERSNIEKLCRELDTCKDIRSLGKIVNPEHVLNIADLFLLTSETESFGLAALEAMASKVPVISTNSGGIPEVNIQGFSGMLSNVGDVDDMAKNAIYILEDEERLKQFKANAYKQAEKFDIHLILPLYENLYDEVLKASKK